A stretch of the Orcinus orca chromosome 1, mOrcOrc1.1, whole genome shotgun sequence genome encodes the following:
- the KCNC4 gene encoding potassium voltage-gated channel subfamily C member 4 isoform X2 — MISSVCVSSYRGRKSGNKPPSKTCLKEEMAKGEASEKIIINVGGTRHETYRSTLRTLPGTRLAWLADPDGGGRPASDGGGAGSSGGGGCEFFFDRHPGVFAYVLNYYRTGKLHCPADVCGPLFEEELTFWGIDETDVEPCCWMTYRQHRDAEEALDIFESPDGGGGGAGPGDEAGDDERELALQRLGPHEGGAGPGAGSGGCRGWQPRMWALFEDPYSSRAARVVAFASLFFILVSITTFCLETHEAFNIDRNVTEIHRVGNTTSVRFRREVETEPILTYIEGVCVLWFTLEFLVRIVCCPDTLDFVKNLLNIIDFVAILPFYLEVGLSGLSSKAARDVLGFLRVVRFVRILRIFKLTRHFVGLRVLGHTLRASTNEFLLLIIFLALGVLIFATMIYYAERIGARPSDPRGNDHTDFKNIPIGFWWAVVTMTTLGYGDMYPKTWSGMLVGALCALAGVLTIAMPVPVIVNNFGMYYSLAMAKQKLPKKRKKHVPRPPQLESPIYCKSQETSPRDSTYSDASPPAPEEGVVERKRADSKQNGDASAVLSDEEGAGLTQPLASARTPEERRALRRSGTRDRNKKAAACFLLSAGDFACADGSVRKGGISSSLKLHQFYVGQGPGDAEVGVMTGWMADELRPTRGWEHNWDPLGLGSEWSWA, encoded by the exons ATGATCAGCTCGGTGTGTGTCTCCTCCTACCGCGGGCGCAAGTCGGGGAACAAGCCTCCGTCCAAAACATGTCTGAAGGAGGAGATGGCCAAGGGCGAGGCGTCGGAGAAGATCATCATCAACGTGGGCGGCACGCGACATGAGACCTACCGCAGCACCCTGCGCACCCTACCGGGCACCCGCCTCGCCTGGCTGGCCGATCCCGACGGCGGAGGCCGGCCCGCGTCCGATGGCGGTGGTGCAGGCAGCAGCGGCGGCGGTGGCTGCGAGTTCTTCTTCGACCGGCACCCGGGCGTCTTTGCTTACGTGCTCAACTACTACCGCACGGGCAAGCTGCACTGCCCCGCCGACGTGTGCGGGCCTCTGTTTGAGGAGGAGCTCACCTTCTGGGGCATCGACGAGACCGACGTGGAGCCCTGCTGCTGGATGACCTACCGGCAGCACCGCGACGCCGAGGAGGCGCTCGACATCTTCGAGAGCCCAGACGGAGGCGGCGGGGGCGCGGGGCCCGGCGACGAGGCTGGCGACGATGAGCGGGAGCTGGCCCTGCAGCGCCTGGGGCCCCACGAGGGAGGTGCCGGCCCCGGCGCCGGGTCCGGGGGCTGCCGCGGCTGGCAGCCCCGCATGTGGGCGCTCTTCGAGGATCCCTACTCCTCCCGGGCGGCCAGG GTGGTGGCCTTTGCCTCTCTCTTCTTCATCCTGGTGTCCATCACCACCTTCTGCCTGGAGACGCACGAGGCCTTCAACATCGACCGCAACGTGACGGAGATCCACAGAGTGGGGAATACTACCAGTGTGCGCTTCCGGCGGGAGGTGGAAACGGAGCCCATCCTGACTTACATCGAGGGAGTGTGCGTCCTGTGGTTCACGCTGGAGTTCCTGGTGCGCATCGTGTGCTGCCCCGACACGCTGGACTTCGTTAAGAACCTGCTCAACATCATCGACTTCGTGGCCATCCTGCCCTTCTACCTGGAGGTGGGGCTGAGCGGCCTGTCGTCCAAGGCGGCTCGCGACGTTCTGGGCTTCCTGCGCGTCGTGCGCTTCGTGCGCATCCTGCGCATCTTCAAGCTTACGCGCCACTTCGTGGGGCTGCGCGTGCTGGGCCACACCCTGCGCGCCAGCACCAACGAGTTCCTGCTGCTCATCATCTTCCTGGCCCTGGGCGTGCTTATCTTCGCCACCATGATCTACTACGCGGAGCGCATCGGCGCCAGGCCTTCCGACCCGCGGGGCAATGATCACACCGACTTCAAGAACATCCCCATCGGCTTCTGGTGGGCCGTGGTCACCATGACGACGCTGGGCTACGGGGACATGTACCCCAAGACGTGGTCAGGCATGCTGGTGGGGGCGCTGTGTGCACTGGCCGGCGTGCTCACCATTGCCATGCCCGTGCCTGTCATTGTCAACAACTTCGGCATGTACTACTCTCTGGCCATGGCCAAGCAGAAGCTGCCCAAGAAACGGAAGAAGCACGTGCCTCGGCCGCCCCAGCTGGAGTCGCCCATTTACTGCAAGTCGCAGGAGACCTCGCCCAGGGACAGTACCTACAGTGATGCCAGCCCCCCTGCCCCAGAAGAGGGTGTGGTTGAGAGGAAACGGGCAG ACTCCAAGCAGAACGGCGATGCCAGCGCGGTGCTGTCAGACGAGGAGGGAGCCGGCCTcacccagcccctggcctccGCCCGCACTCCAGAGGAGCGCCGGGCCCTGCGACGCTCCGGCACCCGAGACAGAAACAAGAAGGCAGCTGCCTGCTTCCTGCTCAGCGCTGGGGACTTTGCCTGTGCCGATGGTAGTGTCCGGAAAG GGGGCATCTCCTCTTCCCTGAAATTGCACCAGTTCTATGTCGGCCAAGGCCCTGGGGATGCCGAAGTCGGTGTGATGACTGGATGGATGGCTGATGAACTGAGGCCGACAAGGGGCTGGGAGCACAACTGGGACCCCTTAGGGCTGGGGAGCGAATGGTCCTGGGCCTAG
- the KCNC4 gene encoding potassium voltage-gated channel subfamily C member 4 isoform X5 — translation MISSVCVSSYRGRKSGNKPPSKTCLKEEMAKGEASEKIIINVGGTRHETYRSTLRTLPGTRLAWLADPDGGGRPASDGGGAGSSGGGGCEFFFDRHPGVFAYVLNYYRTGKLHCPADVCGPLFEEELTFWGIDETDVEPCCWMTYRQHRDAEEALDIFESPDGGGGGAGPGDEAGDDERELALQRLGPHEGGAGPGAGSGGCRGWQPRMWALFEDPYSSRAARVVAFASLFFILVSITTFCLETHEAFNIDRNVTEIHRVGNTTSVRFRREVETEPILTYIEGVCVLWFTLEFLVRIVCCPDTLDFVKNLLNIIDFVAILPFYLEVGLSGLSSKAARDVLGFLRVVRFVRILRIFKLTRHFVGLRVLGHTLRASTNEFLLLIIFLALGVLIFATMIYYAERIGARPSDPRGNDHTDFKNIPIGFWWAVVTMTTLGYGDMYPKTWSGMLVGALCALAGVLTIAMPVPVIVNNFGMYYSLAMAKQKLPKKRKKHVPRPPQLESPIYCKSQETSPRDSTYSDASPPAPEEGVVERKRADSKQNGDASAVLSDEEGAGLTQPLASARTPEERRALRRSGTRDRNKKAAACFLLSAGDFACADGSVRKETCQDALSSNYAQAEVLTLS, via the exons ATGATCAGCTCGGTGTGTGTCTCCTCCTACCGCGGGCGCAAGTCGGGGAACAAGCCTCCGTCCAAAACATGTCTGAAGGAGGAGATGGCCAAGGGCGAGGCGTCGGAGAAGATCATCATCAACGTGGGCGGCACGCGACATGAGACCTACCGCAGCACCCTGCGCACCCTACCGGGCACCCGCCTCGCCTGGCTGGCCGATCCCGACGGCGGAGGCCGGCCCGCGTCCGATGGCGGTGGTGCAGGCAGCAGCGGCGGCGGTGGCTGCGAGTTCTTCTTCGACCGGCACCCGGGCGTCTTTGCTTACGTGCTCAACTACTACCGCACGGGCAAGCTGCACTGCCCCGCCGACGTGTGCGGGCCTCTGTTTGAGGAGGAGCTCACCTTCTGGGGCATCGACGAGACCGACGTGGAGCCCTGCTGCTGGATGACCTACCGGCAGCACCGCGACGCCGAGGAGGCGCTCGACATCTTCGAGAGCCCAGACGGAGGCGGCGGGGGCGCGGGGCCCGGCGACGAGGCTGGCGACGATGAGCGGGAGCTGGCCCTGCAGCGCCTGGGGCCCCACGAGGGAGGTGCCGGCCCCGGCGCCGGGTCCGGGGGCTGCCGCGGCTGGCAGCCCCGCATGTGGGCGCTCTTCGAGGATCCCTACTCCTCCCGGGCGGCCAGG GTGGTGGCCTTTGCCTCTCTCTTCTTCATCCTGGTGTCCATCACCACCTTCTGCCTGGAGACGCACGAGGCCTTCAACATCGACCGCAACGTGACGGAGATCCACAGAGTGGGGAATACTACCAGTGTGCGCTTCCGGCGGGAGGTGGAAACGGAGCCCATCCTGACTTACATCGAGGGAGTGTGCGTCCTGTGGTTCACGCTGGAGTTCCTGGTGCGCATCGTGTGCTGCCCCGACACGCTGGACTTCGTTAAGAACCTGCTCAACATCATCGACTTCGTGGCCATCCTGCCCTTCTACCTGGAGGTGGGGCTGAGCGGCCTGTCGTCCAAGGCGGCTCGCGACGTTCTGGGCTTCCTGCGCGTCGTGCGCTTCGTGCGCATCCTGCGCATCTTCAAGCTTACGCGCCACTTCGTGGGGCTGCGCGTGCTGGGCCACACCCTGCGCGCCAGCACCAACGAGTTCCTGCTGCTCATCATCTTCCTGGCCCTGGGCGTGCTTATCTTCGCCACCATGATCTACTACGCGGAGCGCATCGGCGCCAGGCCTTCCGACCCGCGGGGCAATGATCACACCGACTTCAAGAACATCCCCATCGGCTTCTGGTGGGCCGTGGTCACCATGACGACGCTGGGCTACGGGGACATGTACCCCAAGACGTGGTCAGGCATGCTGGTGGGGGCGCTGTGTGCACTGGCCGGCGTGCTCACCATTGCCATGCCCGTGCCTGTCATTGTCAACAACTTCGGCATGTACTACTCTCTGGCCATGGCCAAGCAGAAGCTGCCCAAGAAACGGAAGAAGCACGTGCCTCGGCCGCCCCAGCTGGAGTCGCCCATTTACTGCAAGTCGCAGGAGACCTCGCCCAGGGACAGTACCTACAGTGATGCCAGCCCCCCTGCCCCAGAAGAGGGTGTGGTTGAGAGGAAACGGGCAG ACTCCAAGCAGAACGGCGATGCCAGCGCGGTGCTGTCAGACGAGGAGGGAGCCGGCCTcacccagcccctggcctccGCCCGCACTCCAGAGGAGCGCCGGGCCCTGCGACGCTCCGGCACCCGAGACAGAAACAAGAAGGCAGCTGCCTGCTTCCTGCTCAGCGCTGGGGACTTTGCCTGTGCCGATGGTAGTGTCCGGAAAG AGACCTGCCAAGATGCCCTCTCGTCCAACTATGCCCAGGCTGAAGTCCTCACCCTCTCTTAA
- the KCNC4 gene encoding potassium voltage-gated channel subfamily C member 4 isoform X7, which translates to MISSVCVSSYRGRKSGNKPPSKTCLKEEMAKGEASEKIIINVGGTRHETYRSTLRTLPGTRLAWLADPDGGGRPASDGGGAGSSGGGGCEFFFDRHPGVFAYVLNYYRTGKLHCPADVCGPLFEEELTFWGIDETDVEPCCWMTYRQHRDAEEALDIFESPDGGGGGAGPGDEAGDDERELALQRLGPHEGGAGPGAGSGGCRGWQPRMWALFEDPYSSRAARVVAFASLFFILVSITTFCLETHEAFNIDRNVTEIHRVGNTTSVRFRREVETEPILTYIEGVCVLWFTLEFLVRIVCCPDTLDFVKNLLNIIDFVAILPFYLEVGLSGLSSKAARDVLGFLRVVRFVRILRIFKLTRHFVGLRVLGHTLRASTNEFLLLIIFLALGVLIFATMIYYAERIGARPSDPRGNDHTDFKNIPIGFWWAVVTMTTLGYGDMYPKTWSGMLVGALCALAGVLTIAMPVPVIVNNFGMYYSLAMAKQKLPKKRKKHVPRPPQLESPIYCKSQETSPRDSTYSDASPPAPEEGVVERKRADSKQNGDASAVLSDEEGAGLTQPLASARTPEERRALRRSGTRDRNKKAAACFLLSAGDFACADGSVRKEGNVEPKVCVQVSHTCAL; encoded by the exons ATGATCAGCTCGGTGTGTGTCTCCTCCTACCGCGGGCGCAAGTCGGGGAACAAGCCTCCGTCCAAAACATGTCTGAAGGAGGAGATGGCCAAGGGCGAGGCGTCGGAGAAGATCATCATCAACGTGGGCGGCACGCGACATGAGACCTACCGCAGCACCCTGCGCACCCTACCGGGCACCCGCCTCGCCTGGCTGGCCGATCCCGACGGCGGAGGCCGGCCCGCGTCCGATGGCGGTGGTGCAGGCAGCAGCGGCGGCGGTGGCTGCGAGTTCTTCTTCGACCGGCACCCGGGCGTCTTTGCTTACGTGCTCAACTACTACCGCACGGGCAAGCTGCACTGCCCCGCCGACGTGTGCGGGCCTCTGTTTGAGGAGGAGCTCACCTTCTGGGGCATCGACGAGACCGACGTGGAGCCCTGCTGCTGGATGACCTACCGGCAGCACCGCGACGCCGAGGAGGCGCTCGACATCTTCGAGAGCCCAGACGGAGGCGGCGGGGGCGCGGGGCCCGGCGACGAGGCTGGCGACGATGAGCGGGAGCTGGCCCTGCAGCGCCTGGGGCCCCACGAGGGAGGTGCCGGCCCCGGCGCCGGGTCCGGGGGCTGCCGCGGCTGGCAGCCCCGCATGTGGGCGCTCTTCGAGGATCCCTACTCCTCCCGGGCGGCCAGG GTGGTGGCCTTTGCCTCTCTCTTCTTCATCCTGGTGTCCATCACCACCTTCTGCCTGGAGACGCACGAGGCCTTCAACATCGACCGCAACGTGACGGAGATCCACAGAGTGGGGAATACTACCAGTGTGCGCTTCCGGCGGGAGGTGGAAACGGAGCCCATCCTGACTTACATCGAGGGAGTGTGCGTCCTGTGGTTCACGCTGGAGTTCCTGGTGCGCATCGTGTGCTGCCCCGACACGCTGGACTTCGTTAAGAACCTGCTCAACATCATCGACTTCGTGGCCATCCTGCCCTTCTACCTGGAGGTGGGGCTGAGCGGCCTGTCGTCCAAGGCGGCTCGCGACGTTCTGGGCTTCCTGCGCGTCGTGCGCTTCGTGCGCATCCTGCGCATCTTCAAGCTTACGCGCCACTTCGTGGGGCTGCGCGTGCTGGGCCACACCCTGCGCGCCAGCACCAACGAGTTCCTGCTGCTCATCATCTTCCTGGCCCTGGGCGTGCTTATCTTCGCCACCATGATCTACTACGCGGAGCGCATCGGCGCCAGGCCTTCCGACCCGCGGGGCAATGATCACACCGACTTCAAGAACATCCCCATCGGCTTCTGGTGGGCCGTGGTCACCATGACGACGCTGGGCTACGGGGACATGTACCCCAAGACGTGGTCAGGCATGCTGGTGGGGGCGCTGTGTGCACTGGCCGGCGTGCTCACCATTGCCATGCCCGTGCCTGTCATTGTCAACAACTTCGGCATGTACTACTCTCTGGCCATGGCCAAGCAGAAGCTGCCCAAGAAACGGAAGAAGCACGTGCCTCGGCCGCCCCAGCTGGAGTCGCCCATTTACTGCAAGTCGCAGGAGACCTCGCCCAGGGACAGTACCTACAGTGATGCCAGCCCCCCTGCCCCAGAAGAGGGTGTGGTTGAGAGGAAACGGGCAG ACTCCAAGCAGAACGGCGATGCCAGCGCGGTGCTGTCAGACGAGGAGGGAGCCGGCCTcacccagcccctggcctccGCCCGCACTCCAGAGGAGCGCCGGGCCCTGCGACGCTCCGGCACCCGAGACAGAAACAAGAAGGCAGCTGCCTGCTTCCTGCTCAGCGCTGGGGACTTTGCCTGTGCCGATGGTAGTGTCCGGAAAG AAGGCAATGTTGAGCCGAAAGTGTGTGTCCAAGTGTCTCACACCTGTGCTCTTTAA
- the KCNC4 gene encoding potassium voltage-gated channel subfamily C member 4 isoform X3, whose product MISSVCVSSYRGRKSGNKPPSKTCLKEEMAKGEASEKIIINVGGTRHETYRSTLRTLPGTRLAWLADPDGGGRPASDGGGAGSSGGGGCEFFFDRHPGVFAYVLNYYRTGKLHCPADVCGPLFEEELTFWGIDETDVEPCCWMTYRQHRDAEEALDIFESPDGGGGGAGPGDEAGDDERELALQRLGPHEGGAGPGAGSGGCRGWQPRMWALFEDPYSSRAARVVAFASLFFILVSITTFCLETHEAFNIDRNVTEIHRVGNTTSVRFRREVETEPILTYIEGVCVLWFTLEFLVRIVCCPDTLDFVKNLLNIIDFVAILPFYLEVGLSGLSSKAARDVLGFLRVVRFVRILRIFKLTRHFVGLRVLGHTLRASTNEFLLLIIFLALGVLIFATMIYYAERIGARPSDPRGNDHTDFKNIPIGFWWAVVTMTTLGYGDMYPKTWSGMLVGALCALAGVLTIAMPVPVIVNNFGMYYSLAMAKQKLPKKRKKHVPRPPQLESPIYCKSQETSPRDSTYSDASPPAPEEGVVERKRADSKQNGDASAVLSDEEGAGLTQPLASARTPEERRALRRSGTRDRNKKAAACFLLSAGDFACADGSVRKGTGMLTAPPWWAQMSPGDMMQECQAGAPSALGGGLPHTPPVSLASVGLTQD is encoded by the exons ATGATCAGCTCGGTGTGTGTCTCCTCCTACCGCGGGCGCAAGTCGGGGAACAAGCCTCCGTCCAAAACATGTCTGAAGGAGGAGATGGCCAAGGGCGAGGCGTCGGAGAAGATCATCATCAACGTGGGCGGCACGCGACATGAGACCTACCGCAGCACCCTGCGCACCCTACCGGGCACCCGCCTCGCCTGGCTGGCCGATCCCGACGGCGGAGGCCGGCCCGCGTCCGATGGCGGTGGTGCAGGCAGCAGCGGCGGCGGTGGCTGCGAGTTCTTCTTCGACCGGCACCCGGGCGTCTTTGCTTACGTGCTCAACTACTACCGCACGGGCAAGCTGCACTGCCCCGCCGACGTGTGCGGGCCTCTGTTTGAGGAGGAGCTCACCTTCTGGGGCATCGACGAGACCGACGTGGAGCCCTGCTGCTGGATGACCTACCGGCAGCACCGCGACGCCGAGGAGGCGCTCGACATCTTCGAGAGCCCAGACGGAGGCGGCGGGGGCGCGGGGCCCGGCGACGAGGCTGGCGACGATGAGCGGGAGCTGGCCCTGCAGCGCCTGGGGCCCCACGAGGGAGGTGCCGGCCCCGGCGCCGGGTCCGGGGGCTGCCGCGGCTGGCAGCCCCGCATGTGGGCGCTCTTCGAGGATCCCTACTCCTCCCGGGCGGCCAGG GTGGTGGCCTTTGCCTCTCTCTTCTTCATCCTGGTGTCCATCACCACCTTCTGCCTGGAGACGCACGAGGCCTTCAACATCGACCGCAACGTGACGGAGATCCACAGAGTGGGGAATACTACCAGTGTGCGCTTCCGGCGGGAGGTGGAAACGGAGCCCATCCTGACTTACATCGAGGGAGTGTGCGTCCTGTGGTTCACGCTGGAGTTCCTGGTGCGCATCGTGTGCTGCCCCGACACGCTGGACTTCGTTAAGAACCTGCTCAACATCATCGACTTCGTGGCCATCCTGCCCTTCTACCTGGAGGTGGGGCTGAGCGGCCTGTCGTCCAAGGCGGCTCGCGACGTTCTGGGCTTCCTGCGCGTCGTGCGCTTCGTGCGCATCCTGCGCATCTTCAAGCTTACGCGCCACTTCGTGGGGCTGCGCGTGCTGGGCCACACCCTGCGCGCCAGCACCAACGAGTTCCTGCTGCTCATCATCTTCCTGGCCCTGGGCGTGCTTATCTTCGCCACCATGATCTACTACGCGGAGCGCATCGGCGCCAGGCCTTCCGACCCGCGGGGCAATGATCACACCGACTTCAAGAACATCCCCATCGGCTTCTGGTGGGCCGTGGTCACCATGACGACGCTGGGCTACGGGGACATGTACCCCAAGACGTGGTCAGGCATGCTGGTGGGGGCGCTGTGTGCACTGGCCGGCGTGCTCACCATTGCCATGCCCGTGCCTGTCATTGTCAACAACTTCGGCATGTACTACTCTCTGGCCATGGCCAAGCAGAAGCTGCCCAAGAAACGGAAGAAGCACGTGCCTCGGCCGCCCCAGCTGGAGTCGCCCATTTACTGCAAGTCGCAGGAGACCTCGCCCAGGGACAGTACCTACAGTGATGCCAGCCCCCCTGCCCCAGAAGAGGGTGTGGTTGAGAGGAAACGGGCAG ACTCCAAGCAGAACGGCGATGCCAGCGCGGTGCTGTCAGACGAGGAGGGAGCCGGCCTcacccagcccctggcctccGCCCGCACTCCAGAGGAGCGCCGGGCCCTGCGACGCTCCGGCACCCGAGACAGAAACAAGAAGGCAGCTGCCTGCTTCCTGCTCAGCGCTGGGGACTTTGCCTGTGCCGATGGTAGTGTCCGGAAAG GGACGGGCATGCTCACGGCACCCCCGTGGTGGGCACAGATGTCTCCGGGCGACATGATGCAGGAGTGCCAGGCTGGAGCCCCTAGTGCCTTGGGAGGTGGGCTCCCACACACCCCTCCTGTCTCTCTGGCTTCTGTAGGGTTGACACAGGATTGA
- the KCNC4 gene encoding potassium voltage-gated channel subfamily C member 4 isoform X1: protein MISSVCVSSYRGRKSGNKPPSKTCLKEEMAKGEASEKIIINVGGTRHETYRSTLRTLPGTRLAWLADPDGGGRPASDGGGAGSSGGGGCEFFFDRHPGVFAYVLNYYRTGKLHCPADVCGPLFEEELTFWGIDETDVEPCCWMTYRQHRDAEEALDIFESPDGGGGGAGPGDEAGDDERELALQRLGPHEGGAGPGAGSGGCRGWQPRMWALFEDPYSSRAARVVAFASLFFILVSITTFCLETHEAFNIDRNVTEIHRVGNTTSVRFRREVETEPILTYIEGVCVLWFTLEFLVRIVCCPDTLDFVKNLLNIIDFVAILPFYLEVGLSGLSSKAARDVLGFLRVVRFVRILRIFKLTRHFVGLRVLGHTLRASTNEFLLLIIFLALGVLIFATMIYYAERIGARPSDPRGNDHTDFKNIPIGFWWAVVTMTTLGYGDMYPKTWSGMLVGALCALAGVLTIAMPVPVIVNNFGMYYSLAMAKQKLPKKRKKHVPRPPQLESPIYCKSQETSPRDSTYSDASPPAPEEGVVERKRADSKQNGDASAVLSDEEGAGLTQPLASARTPEERRALRRSGTRDRNKKAAACFLLSAGDFACADGSVRKGCEKSRSLNSTTGAAGTSLGLSQLASRYSSPYPTRKLLLAHPFHALTSPPPGHSAP, encoded by the exons ATGATCAGCTCGGTGTGTGTCTCCTCCTACCGCGGGCGCAAGTCGGGGAACAAGCCTCCGTCCAAAACATGTCTGAAGGAGGAGATGGCCAAGGGCGAGGCGTCGGAGAAGATCATCATCAACGTGGGCGGCACGCGACATGAGACCTACCGCAGCACCCTGCGCACCCTACCGGGCACCCGCCTCGCCTGGCTGGCCGATCCCGACGGCGGAGGCCGGCCCGCGTCCGATGGCGGTGGTGCAGGCAGCAGCGGCGGCGGTGGCTGCGAGTTCTTCTTCGACCGGCACCCGGGCGTCTTTGCTTACGTGCTCAACTACTACCGCACGGGCAAGCTGCACTGCCCCGCCGACGTGTGCGGGCCTCTGTTTGAGGAGGAGCTCACCTTCTGGGGCATCGACGAGACCGACGTGGAGCCCTGCTGCTGGATGACCTACCGGCAGCACCGCGACGCCGAGGAGGCGCTCGACATCTTCGAGAGCCCAGACGGAGGCGGCGGGGGCGCGGGGCCCGGCGACGAGGCTGGCGACGATGAGCGGGAGCTGGCCCTGCAGCGCCTGGGGCCCCACGAGGGAGGTGCCGGCCCCGGCGCCGGGTCCGGGGGCTGCCGCGGCTGGCAGCCCCGCATGTGGGCGCTCTTCGAGGATCCCTACTCCTCCCGGGCGGCCAGG GTGGTGGCCTTTGCCTCTCTCTTCTTCATCCTGGTGTCCATCACCACCTTCTGCCTGGAGACGCACGAGGCCTTCAACATCGACCGCAACGTGACGGAGATCCACAGAGTGGGGAATACTACCAGTGTGCGCTTCCGGCGGGAGGTGGAAACGGAGCCCATCCTGACTTACATCGAGGGAGTGTGCGTCCTGTGGTTCACGCTGGAGTTCCTGGTGCGCATCGTGTGCTGCCCCGACACGCTGGACTTCGTTAAGAACCTGCTCAACATCATCGACTTCGTGGCCATCCTGCCCTTCTACCTGGAGGTGGGGCTGAGCGGCCTGTCGTCCAAGGCGGCTCGCGACGTTCTGGGCTTCCTGCGCGTCGTGCGCTTCGTGCGCATCCTGCGCATCTTCAAGCTTACGCGCCACTTCGTGGGGCTGCGCGTGCTGGGCCACACCCTGCGCGCCAGCACCAACGAGTTCCTGCTGCTCATCATCTTCCTGGCCCTGGGCGTGCTTATCTTCGCCACCATGATCTACTACGCGGAGCGCATCGGCGCCAGGCCTTCCGACCCGCGGGGCAATGATCACACCGACTTCAAGAACATCCCCATCGGCTTCTGGTGGGCCGTGGTCACCATGACGACGCTGGGCTACGGGGACATGTACCCCAAGACGTGGTCAGGCATGCTGGTGGGGGCGCTGTGTGCACTGGCCGGCGTGCTCACCATTGCCATGCCCGTGCCTGTCATTGTCAACAACTTCGGCATGTACTACTCTCTGGCCATGGCCAAGCAGAAGCTGCCCAAGAAACGGAAGAAGCACGTGCCTCGGCCGCCCCAGCTGGAGTCGCCCATTTACTGCAAGTCGCAGGAGACCTCGCCCAGGGACAGTACCTACAGTGATGCCAGCCCCCCTGCCCCAGAAGAGGGTGTGGTTGAGAGGAAACGGGCAG ACTCCAAGCAGAACGGCGATGCCAGCGCGGTGCTGTCAGACGAGGAGGGAGCCGGCCTcacccagcccctggcctccGCCCGCACTCCAGAGGAGCGCCGGGCCCTGCGACGCTCCGGCACCCGAGACAGAAACAAGAAGGCAGCTGCCTGCTTCCTGCTCAGCGCTGGGGACTTTGCCTGTGCCGATGGTAGTGTCCGGAAAG GCTGTGAAAAGTCCCGGAGTCTAAACAGCACAACAGGAGCTGCTGGAACCAGTCTGGGGCTATCTCAACTGGCATCGCGGTACAGCTCACCCTACCCTACAAGAAAGCTTCTGCTCGCCCACCCCTTCCACGCCCTCACCAGCCCACCCCCTGGACACTCAGCCCCGTAG